The segment CGTAGTCCAGCGCCGCGGACAGGACGTCGAACGTCCCGAACTCCGCGTCCTCGAGGTCGGACGCGACCGCGTTCGCGTTCTCCGTCACCGACGACGCGTACTCGGAGACGGCGTCGTCGAACGCCGCGCTCGCGTTCGCGTCCTCGACCGCCGCGACGAGCGCGTCCGCCCGGTCCGCGGACGCCTCGACGAGCGCGCGCAGGAACGCCGACGGCTCCGTCGGCGCCACCGCCGGCTCCAGGACCTCTTCCGCGTCCCGGCGGAACGACAGCGCGCCCTCCATGCGCTCGCGCTGGTCGCCGACCGCACCCAGCTCCTGCGAGAGCACGAGCTGGTTCAACGTCACGACGAGCGTCACGCCCGTAATGATCGCGCCGACGAACGCCTGGAACAGCGTCTCCACGGGGTCGCCCGTCCGCAAGAACCCGACGGAGTCGACGCCCGGGACGGCGTCGACCGCCAGCATGCTCGCGAACACGAACGCCGCGATCACGACCGCGACCACCAGTCGGTCCGCGGCCACGAGCAGCCAGAGCTTCGCCGAACTCACCGCCGCCCGCTCGCGCATCGAGTCCTCGTCGCCGCCCGACGCGTCGCTGCCCTCGCTCATGCATCATGCTTCGATGCCCGCCGTGAAAACAGTACGTCCGAACCATCGACAGCGAGCCAGTTCCGTCCGCGCCGATCGAATCCTGCTGATCGATTCGCGCCGATCGAATCGCGCCGATCGGGTCGTGCCGATCGGGTCGTGCCGCTCAGTCAGCTACTGCTCTTCGTCCTGTAGCTCCTCTAGCTCCGCCTCGACCTCGCTGTCCTCGACGTCGGTCGCGGCATCGCCGCCGTCGGCCGCCTCCGTCTCCACGTCCGCGCTCTCGGTCTCCGTATCGGCATCCGTCTCCGCGGGCTCGCTCTTCCCCATCTCGGCCTTGAGCGTGTCCAGTTCGGCGTCCACGCTCGAGTCCGTCGACATCTTGTCGAGCTCGCGGTCGATCGAGTCCTTGTCGCTGAGGACGTCGTCGAACGCGCCCGAGTCGTGGAGTTCGTCCATCGCCGCGGCGCGGGCCTCCATGTCGTTCGTGCGCTCCTCGGCGCGCTCGATCGAGCGACCGACGTCCTCCATCTCGTCGCCCGCACCCGTCATCGCTTCGCTGACGCGCGCGCTCGCTTCGGCGGCCTCGTAGCGCGCCTTCATCGACTCCTTCTTCGTCTTGAACTCCTCGATGCGCTGCTGCAAGGTCTCCTTCTTCTCGACGAGCTGGTCCTGCGTGTTCTGTAAGTCCTGGATCTGCGCTTCGAGCTCCTCGATCTGGTTCATCTTCGACTTCTTCTTCTCGAGGGCCTTGCGCGCGAGGTCCTCGCGGTCCTGGCTGACCGCCTCCCGCGCCTGCTCGTTGTGCTTCTCGACGTTCTCCTCGAGTCGCTTCTTCTGCATCTCCAGGCGCTTCTTCTGGGTCGTCAGGTCCGCGATGCCCTTCTTGACCTGCTGGAGCTGGTCACGCATCTGCTCGTAGGAGTAGTCGAGCGTCTCCCCAGGGTCCTCCGCTCGATTGAGGATCGAGTTCAGCTTCGAGCGGATGACGTACGATGCCCGCGACAGGATTCCCATACCAAGTTCCTAGCATCCAGCGCCTTAAAAGCGTCAGGTTTCGAATGGGTAGGAGTTGGTCACAAAGCACCAGCACGATACACGTTAGCACGAATTGGAGGGCTGCAGGTGGCGGTGAGTCGTGCGTCCACGGGCGACCCCCGGGACGTTGAAGGGACGACCCGCCCTACGTCTTGCACATGACCGAGAGCGATGCCGTCCTCGTCCCGGGCGCCCGGGACGTCCGCGCCAGCCTCGACGCGACAGCGAGCGGCGACGACGCGCGCGCCGACGCCGACGCGACCGCGTGCGTCGTCGCCTGCCCACCGCACCCACAGATGGGGGGCGTTCGGAGCGACCGTCGACTCACCGCCACCAGCGACGCGCTCACCGACGCGGGCGTC is part of the Halorubellus sp. JP-L1 genome and harbors:
- a CDS encoding PspA/IM30 family protein, which translates into the protein MGILSRASYVIRSKLNSILNRAEDPGETLDYSYEQMRDQLQQVKKGIADLTTQKKRLEMQKKRLEENVEKHNEQAREAVSQDREDLARKALEKKKSKMNQIEELEAQIQDLQNTQDQLVEKKETLQQRIEEFKTKKESMKARYEAAEASARVSEAMTGAGDEMEDVGRSIERAEERTNDMEARAAAMDELHDSGAFDDVLSDKDSIDRELDKMSTDSSVDAELDTLKAEMGKSEPAETDADTETESADVETEAADGGDAATDVEDSEVEAELEELQDEEQ